The following coding sequences are from one Nicotiana tomentosiformis chromosome 3, ASM39032v3, whole genome shotgun sequence window:
- the LOC104099844 gene encoding oleosin H1-like: protein MADVRHPHQIQVHPQHPRYEGGVKTLLPQKGPSATQVLAIVTLLPVGGTLLGLAGLTLIGTIIGLCVATPVFLLFSPVLVPAALAVGLAVTGFLTSGAFGLTGLSSLSWIVNYFKQGRTVTEQLDYTKRRMQERIADAASQVGQKTKDAGQAIQSKAEGKEGGRT, encoded by the exons ATGGCTGACGTTCGTCATCCACACCAAATTCAAGTTCATCCCCAACACCCTCGTTATGAAGGTGGCGTGAAAACTCTTCTTCCTCAAAAAGGTCCTTCAGCTACCCAAGTTCTAGCCATTGTCACACTTCTTCCTGTCGGCGGGACGCTCTTGGGGCTCGCCGGCTTGACGCTTATCGGGACGATTATAGGCCTTTGCGTTGCTACTCCGGTGTTTTTACTCTTCAGCCCGGTTCTTGTTCCAGCTGCTCTCGCTGTTGGCCTAGCTGTCACTGGATTCTTGACTTCAG GTGCCTTTGGATTAACGGGGCTGTCATCACTTTCTTGGATTGTCAATTACTTTAAGCAAGGGAGGACTGTTACTGAGCAATTGGACTACACAAAGAGGCGGATGCAAGAACGAATTGCAGATGCTGCTTCGCAAGTGGGACAAAAGACTAAGGATGCTGGACAAGCAATCCAAAGCAAAGCTGAAGGAAAAGAAGGTGGCAGGACTTGA